From the Candidatus Obscuribacterales bacterium genome, the window CCTGATCTACATCACCTCCCAGCCCCTGCATCCCAGCATTGTGGACTATTACCTGCAACTGCTGCCCGGCATTCCCTTCTCCCATGCCCGCAGCCGTCTGCTCTTGCTATCGGTGTATGATTCCTCCTGCCGATCGCTCACCGAGAAAATCTTGGAACGCCCCCGCCTGATGGAACGTATCCGTCAGTCCCTGCGCCTCGACCAAGCCTACATGACTTGCTATAACTCCACGGAGTTTGAGCGCGATCTATCGGTGAAGCTGGGCGTTCCCTTGCTTGCCGTTGATCCAGACTTGCTACAGTGGGGCACCAAGAGCGGCAGCCGCCAGATTTTTGCTGAATGTGGCATTCCCCATCCCGCTGGCAGTGACTTAACCTGGACGGTGGAAGACTTAGCGATCGCCACCGCCATCCTCTGGGAGCAGCAGCCCACCCTGCGCCGCATCGTCATCAAGCTCAATGAAGGATTTTCGGGAGAAGGCAATGCCCTGCTGAATCTCCGAGATCTAGCTACCGTGCGCCCAGGAGATGCCAGCCATGCCCAGCGCGTCGCGGCGATTATCCAGCAGTTTGTCCATCTCAGCTTCCAGTCTGACCAAGAAACCTGGGAGAACTTCAGCAGCCGTATTCCCGAACTGGGGGCGATCGCAGAAGCGTTTATTGAAGGTGACGAAAAGCGATCGCCCAGTGTGCAGGCCCGGATTGTTCCCGATGGCACGGTGGAAGTCTTATCTACCCACGACCAAATTCTAGGTGGCCCCGATGGTCAAATTTTCCTAGGCTGTCGCTTCCCCGCCGATGATGGCTATCGCCGCCAGCTCCAGGCTTGGGGTATGAAGGTGGGACAGGCGCTGGCAGATAAGGGAGCCTTGGAGCGCTTTAGCCTAGACTTTGTGGCAGTCTACCAGCCTGATGCGCCGGATGGTGAAGAATGGGCGCTCTATGCCATTGAAATTAACCTACGCAAAGGCGGCACCACCCATCCCTTTATGGCCCTGGCCCTCCTCACCAATGGCACCTACTGCCTAGACGATGGTCTGTTCTACAGTCGTCAGGGTACACCCAAATATTATGTTGCCTCAGATAACTTAGAGAGCCCCAAGTATCGCGGATTAATGCCCAATGACCTGATGGACATCATTGCCTTCCATCGCCTGAACTTTCGCAGCACGACAGAAACCGGCACGGTGTTCCATCTCATGGGCTGTCTGTCGGAGTTTGGCAAGTTGGGGCTCACCAGCATTGGCAATTCACCGGAGGAAGCTGAAGAACTGTATCAACAGGTGGTGCAAGCCCTGGATGAAGAAACCGCCCGCGATGTCCCTGCCCCTGCCTCGATCCCCGTTCCCTTTATCGGCTGGAGTACGTGATGGCGTTACCGTCAGGCAGCGATCGCTCTCCCCAACCTGACAGCACAACAACGCCATGGGAAGCAAGCTCTCTCTGCTATCTGCTGATGTAAGGGCGATCGCGGCAATGATGTGCGAACTCATGTGCATAATGGGAACTAACGACAAAACGCAGCGGCGGCAGATAGTTTTGAGCTTAGCACTACTAACGATTTTTCCAGTCTGCTGCCGTGAAATGTTAGCCCTAAAAAATCTTTTGCTGTTTTTTTCACTAAAACCAACGCCTCAAACAACTCAGTTGCACTATGAAATTCGTGCTTTCATTTCCTCAATTAAGCAATCATAAGTTATTAGCTTAACATCCCTGTCACATGACTTGAGAAGCCAACGCCAGTCTTTCTGTGGTATTGAAGGCCGTCTACCAATGACTACTTTCAGTTCTGGTTCATAGTATTCTATTCCTTCCTCTGCTAGCCGTTTGCGGACACTATCCGAGCGTAATATTCGGTCATAATGCTTGATCTGCTGTATTGCATCATTAACTTCCGCGCAGAACCCAGGGATACTTCGTTTGGATCGAAAGATAGGGCTAGGACGTTTAAGCTCGACAAGTTCCCAATCACCAGCTACTGCATTCCGCAAAAATAGATCAATTCGTCTACCTGATACTTCAGGATCAATTTCAGGAAGTCTGAGCCAAACTTGTGTTTCAATCCTATCGTAATAAGGTCCAAAAATTTCTTGGTAATGATGTTTTAGGAACGCTTCCCATTGTGCCTCGCTCAACTGTCTCTGGAGCAGTTCCTGAAATTCCTCAAGAATCTCACTTGTACGGGTAATTTTGACAACGGATTCACAGGGAAAAAAGGTCTGACGGCTTACACCTGATGTGAGATGCTTTCCACACATATACATCGATACATCAGGGGGGCGTTCAGGATAAATAGAGATACATAATCCATCACTATAACTTGAAAGAAAGTCCTCTAGAACATCTGACGCCGTCTGGGGATCATTCTGAAAAAACGAATCAGGTGTACCTATTCCAGAAACTACATTTTC encodes:
- a CDS encoding peptide ligase PGM1-related protein, which produces MYLSSTQTDSFHQLQSKLRDRWQSIDQFDRNDCDILVIPSVTLDQRELRKIRGIHYYEERLLFSLIRLRNPRTRLIYITSQPLHPSIVDYYLQLLPGIPFSHARSRLLLLSVYDSSCRSLTEKILERPRLMERIRQSLRLDQAYMTCYNSTEFERDLSVKLGVPLLAVDPDLLQWGTKSGSRQIFAECGIPHPAGSDLTWTVEDLAIATAILWEQQPTLRRIVIKLNEGFSGEGNALLNLRDLATVRPGDASHAQRVAAIIQQFVHLSFQSDQETWENFSSRIPELGAIAEAFIEGDEKRSPSVQARIVPDGTVEVLSTHDQILGGPDGQIFLGCRFPADDGYRRQLQAWGMKVGQALADKGALERFSLDFVAVYQPDAPDGEEWALYAIEINLRKGGTTHPFMALALLTNGTYCLDDGLFYSRQGTPKYYVASDNLESPKYRGLMPNDLMDIIAFHRLNFRSTTETGTVFHLMGCLSEFGKLGLTSIGNSPEEAEELYQQVVQALDEETARDVPAPASIPVPFIGWST
- a CDS encoding Shedu anti-phage system protein SduA domain-containing protein — its product is GDLVEASGDSDSFEPFRIIDPSFSGPPIGVVRGWKLYLPYLIPIDLIVNPREYNLLTPEFTNSVEQTVKQYITYSELVQEDNLRGILGEVITSFYILSNLSGLAESYYQDALLPQISQALGRVGWTENVVSGIGTPDSFFQNDPQTASDVLEDFLSSYSDGLCISIYPERPPDVSMYMCGKHLTSGVSRQTFFPCESVVKITRTSEILEEFQELLQRQLSEAQWEAFLKHHYQEIFGPYYDRIETQVWLRLPEIDPEVSGRRIDLFLRNAVAGDWELVELKRPSPIFRSKRSIPGFCAEVNDAIQQIKHYDRILRSDSVRKRLAEEGIEYYEPELKVVIGRRPSIPQKDWRWLLKSCDRDVKLITYDCLIEEMKARIS